The genome window GGTGGCAAGATTGACATGACACAGTTGCCAATCGGCGACAAGACACTAAGTGCCAAGGAAATCATTGCCAACGAGTCACAGGAACGCATGGGCTTGCTCATTGACGAGAAGCACCTCGACCACGTGAAGAAGATTGCAGAGCGCGAGCGTGCACCGATGTATGTTGTTGGTGAGACAACAGGCGATGCTCACTTCGCATTCGTACAGGGCGATGGCGTAAAGCCATTCGACTTAGACGTAGCACAGATGTTCGGTCATTCTCCAAAGACAATCATGAAGGATGAGACCGTAGAGCGCAGGTATGAGAATGTTTCTTATAGTATAAATAAGGTGGAGGAATACCTCCAGCGTGTGCTTCAGTTGGAAGCCGTGGCTTGTAAAGACTGGCTGACCAACAAGGTTGACCGCTCCGTAACGGGTAAGGTAGCCCGTCAGCAGTGCCAGGGTGAGATTCAGTTGCCACTCTCAGATTGTGGTGTCGTAGCCTTGGACTATCGTGGTCACAAGGGTATCGCTACTGCACTCGGTCACGCTCCACAGGCAGGACTCGCTTCACCAGAGGCAGGCTCTGTCCTTTCCGTAGCCGAGTCATTGACCAATATCGTATGGGCACCATTGGCAGACGGCATGGATAGCCTGAGTCTTTCAGCCAACTGGATGTGGCCTTGCCGCTCACAAAAGGGTGAAGATGCACGTCTTTACAGTGCTGTTAAGGCATTGTCAGACTTCTGCTGTGCTATCGGCGTGAACGTTCCAACAGGTAAGGATTCACTTTCCTTGACCCAGCAGTATCCTAATGGTGATAAGATTATCTCTCCGGGAACGGTCATCGTGACCAGTGGTGGTGAGGTGAGCGATGTTCGTCAGGTGGTTTCTCCAGTACTTGTAAACAACAAGAACACACGCCTCTATCATATCGACTTCAGTTTTGACGAGCAGCGTCTTGGCGGTTCAGCCTTTGCACAGAGCCTCGGAAAGATCGGCAGTGACGTTCCAACCGTAAAAGAACCACAGTACTTCTGCGACTGCTTCGATGCTGTACAGGAGATGATTCGTCGTGGATGGATACTCGCTGGACACGACATTTCAGCAGGTGGTTTGATTACAACATTGCTTGAGATGACCTTTGCCAATGCTGAAGGTGGCCTGCATATCAACCTCCACGACATCAAGGGTGACGATGTTATCAAGAAGCTCTTTGCAGAGAATTCAGGCGTCGTAATCCAGGTTGCTGACGAACATAAGGAAGAAGTCAAGGAATTCTTGACAGAAAACTGCATCGGCTTTGCCCGCATCGGCACACCAAGTCCAGACAAACGCACCCTCAGTATTGCTGATGGTGACTGGAAAGCAGCGTTCGATATTGACGCATTACGTGATACGTGGTATAAGACATCTTACCTGCTCGACCGCAAGCAGAGTATGAACGGCATGGCTAAAAAGCGTTACCTGAACTACAAGAAGCAGCCCATCGAGATAAAGTTCAATGCAGACTTCACTGGTACACTTCAGCAGTACGGTCTCGATGCAGACCGTTGGAAGACTTCAACACCTAACACCCAACATCCAACACCAAAGGCAGCTATCATCCGTGAAAAGGGAACCAATGGTGAGCGTGAGATGGCTTACGCACTCTATTTGGCTGGCTTTGAGGTGAAGGATGTCATGATGACCGATCTCATCACAGGTCGTGAGACCTTGGAGGAGGTGAATATGATCGTCTTCTGTGGTGGTTTCTCTAACTCTGACGTACTCGGTTCTGCAAAGGGATGGGCTGGCGCTTTCCTCTATAATCCAAAGGCAAAGCAGGCACTCGACCGCTTCTACGCACGTGAGGACACACTGTCACTGGGTATCTGCAACGGCTGTCAGTTGATGGTTGAGTTGAACCTCCTCAACCCAGAGCACAAACATCGCGCTCACCTCTGCCACAATAACAGCAAGAAGTTTGAGAGTTCATTCCTGAACTTGACCATTCCACAGAACGACAGTGTGATGTTCGGTTCACTGAGCGGCAACAAACTCGGTATCTGGGTAGCACACGGTGAGGGTCGCTTCTACCTGCCAGAGGCTGAAGACAAGTATAATATCATCGCTAAATACAACTACGCAGAGTATCCAGGCAACCCTAACGGCTCTGACTACAACGTTGCAGGTATCTGCTCGGCTGACGGTCGTCACCTTGCAATGATGCCACACTTGGAGCGCGCTATCTTCCCATGGCAGCAGGCTTACTATCCACGTGAGCGTCGTCAGGAAGAGGTTACACCATGGATTGAGGCATTTGTAAATGCCCGAAAGTGGGTTGAAAGCAAACTGTAAAGACTGCTTCTCACCATTAAAGACAACACTGGGAAACGCCCTCATCTGAGTAATAAGCACCTAAGTAGGTATATGTGAACAGATGGGGGCGTCTGTGCCTATCCAATATTGATTCCCCCCACAAATAACAAGACAAAGTGGACAAAGATAACATTTCATCAACACCCAACACCCAACACCCAACACCCAAAGGATTCTACTGGGACGCCTTCAAGACCTTCTTCAAGATTGGAGCCTTTACGCTTGGTGGTGGTTATGCTATGATTTCGATTATTCAGAACGAAGTAGTGGTGAAAAAAAAGTGGATTCCTGAAGACCAGTTCGTCGACCTGATAGCCGTTGCGCAAAGCTGCCCGGGCGTTTTTGCTGCCAACATCAGCATCTTTATCGGCTACAAGATACGGAAGACGCCGGGTGCACTCTGCACCTGTCTGGGCACAGCTCTTCCCTCTTTCCTCATCATTCTCTTTATAGCTCTCTTCTTCCATCAGTTTATGGACATCCCTTGGGTAGCCGCAATGTTCCGTGGAATACGCCCTGCTGTGGTGGCATTGATAGCTGTACCAACCTTCACTTTGGCAAAGAGTGCAAAAATATCATTGGCAAACTGCTGGATTCCTATTGTCACCGCCATTGCCATTTGGTTGTTAGGCGTTAACCCTGTCTATGTCATTATTGCTGCAGGACTGGGCGGATTTCTCTATGGGAAGTTCATCAAGCCGACGGAGTAAAAAACCTCCCCCAGCCCCTCCGAAAGAGGGGAGAGCCTAACGGGATATATTTCGGACAAGAAACAGCACACTAACAACAGAAACAACAATTATGACATTATACTTAGAACTATTCTATACATTCTTTATCATCGGACTCTTTGGATTCGGTGGAGGGTACGGAATGTTATCACTGATACAAACTGAAACGGTTGTGAACCATCATTGGCTCAGCTCGGCTGAGTTTACTAACATCGTTGCTGTTTCACAGATGACACCCGGACCTATCGGCATCAACTCTGCAACTTATTGTGGCTACACAGCTGCACACAATGCTGGATTCAGCGGAGGAATGGCGGTATTGGGTAGTGTCACAGCTACCGTTGCCCTTGTGCTGCCATCACTGATAATGATGATTCTTATCAGCAAGATGTTCCTCAAGTATATGAACACACCCATCGTGCAGTCTGTCTTTGCTGGTCTGCGCCCAGTTGTTGTAGGACTGCTGGCTGCTGCCACCTTATTATTATGCAATGCCGAGAACTTTTCAGCACCGAACGTTAACCCCTGGCAGTTCTATATCAGTCTGTTTCTCTTTGCTGCCACCTTTATCGGCACGATGTGGCTAAAGATAAATCCCATCCGCATGATCTGTTATGCCGCCTTTGCTGGGGCCGTATTATTATATTAGAGGACTCTACCCCCGGCTAAAGGATTAGTCCAAAGCTGCCCAAACTGCTTTTCTAACAATATCCAGCATATTTCCCGACAACTTATTGCAAGACATTTAGCCGTCTATCATTTTCGTATTGACCCTTAGCACCACTCGTGCGGGGGCTTAGCACCATTCGTGCTAACCAACAACACCAACCGTGCCAAGACCAAACATCTTAGGACCTGAGAGCTGAAAGAGTTGTACAGACCTGCAAATGAAAGGCATTATGCAACCTATAACAAACAAAATCACGCAATACCTGCATTTGCAAGTATTGCGTGATTTCTTATTAAATCCCTCTCAGAAAGGCTTATTTCATTAGAAGCAGGTTCTTATCTTACATGATATGCAACCAACGAAGAATATCGTTGAGGTTGGCAAATATCATGAGGAGAATCAGCAGGGTGATACCCACATACTCCGCACGAATCATGAACTTCTCAGATGGTTTACGACGGGTAATCATCTCATAAAGAAGAAAGACCACGTGTCCACCGTCCAATGCCGGAATAGGAAGAATGTTCATGAAGGCAAGGATGATGCTCAGGAAAGCTGTCATCGACCAGAACATATACCAGTCCCAGAAAGGAGGGAAAAGACTGCCGATAGCTCCAAAGCCACCAATGCTCTTGGCACCGTCAGCCGAAGCAAGGTAACGGAAGTTGCCGACGTAGCCACGCAGTACGTTCCAACCGTGCTTGATACCAGCTGGAAAGCTCTCAAAGAATCCGTATTCCTCCTGTACTGGCTTATAGTATGTGGCAAGTGTTGACTGCATAACGCCTAACTTCAAGTCGGGTGTCAGCACCATCTTCAGCGTATCAATCTTTGATTTTCCCTTATGCTGAACAGTCAGCACTATCGAACGGACAGCAAGAGAATCCTTATGAGTATTCTTCACTGACATAACATCACTCAAGACACCCGTCTGATAGTTCATATCCGTCCATGTCTCAACTGGCTTCCCGTTGATAGACTTGATTATATCGCCTGCCTTGATACCAGCCTTGGCAGCAGGAGTACCACCCAGTACGCTGTCAACCTGTGCCGGAATGAAAGGCTCAACAAAGAAAGGACGTGTCTTTATCATCGGCAGCATATCCATGTCACCGGGCAAAGATATACTGTGTTTCTTACCATTTCGCAGTACATCCACACGCTTTGCCTGTGCAATCTGACGGAAGAAATCGCCATTCACATTGGCATACTCACGGAAAGGTCCCTGGTCGGTACCAAGCATCACATCGTGGTCGTGGAAGCCCAAAGCCTTTGCATCAGCATTGAAACGCATACCCATGCTCATGTCAGACACCTTGAAATAGCTATCGCCCCATGTGAACATAATCATGGAATATATGAAGAGGGCAAGCACAAAGTTAACCAATACACCACCAATCATAATCAGCAGACGCTGCCATGCAGGCTTTGTACGGAATTCCCACGGCTCTGGTTCCTTCTTCATCTGCTCGGTATCGAAACTCTCGTCAATCATACCGGAAATCTTGCAATAGCCACCCAACGGCAGCCATCCCATACCATATTCAGTATCATCCTTCTTTGGTTTCCAACTGAAGAGTTTGCCCTTCCACTTACCGATACCCACATCGAAGAAGACGAAGAACTTCTCAACACGAACGCCGAAGAGCTTCGCAAAGAACATGTGTCCGCCTTCATGAAGCAGAACAAGCAAAGAGATTGCCAGAACAAACTGAAGCAACCTGATCAAAAATGTTTCCATTATTTATCAATTCATTATTTATTATTCATAATATCCAGCGCAACACGGCGCGCCTCAGCATCCGTCTGCACATAAACGTCATAGTCTGGATTACTGTCAAATGCTACTTTCCGCATTGTTTCCTCAATAATTTCGCCCATTGCCAGGAAAGTGCAAGCCCCCTTGCGGAAGCCTTCGTTGACAATTTCATTGGCAGCATTGACGATACAAGGCATATTGCCGCCCTTGTTGATGGCTTCGTACGCCATTGCAAGACACTTGAACTTCTCCACATCAGGCTCAAAGAATTCCAAAGGCTGACGGAACAGGTCTAACCTGTCACCACTCAACTGCAACCGTTTCGGGAACGAAAAAGCATACTGAATGGGCAGACGCATGTCAGGAACGCCCAACTGTGCCTTTACACCACCATCAAAGAACTGTACCGCACTGTGGACGATAGACTGCGGATGTACTAACACTTGTATCTTATCTGCTGGTACACCGAAGAGCCACTTGGCTTCTATCACCTCAAATCCCTTGTTCATGAGGGAGGCAGAGTCAATGGTAATCTTTGCGCCCATATCCCATGTAGGGTGCTTGAGAGCATCGGCAGCAGTAACATTCCTCAACTGTTCATGGCTGAAAGTACGGAAAGGACCACCCGAACAGGTGAGAAGAATCTTCTCAATCTCGTTCTCATCCTCTCCTACCAGGCTTTGGAAGATGGCACTGTGCTCACTGTCTACTGGCAGGATAGGCACATGATACTGTTGAGCCAACTGAAGAATCAACTCACCAGCTACAACAAGTGTCTCCTTGTTTGCCAGGCAAATCTTCTTCTTTGCCTTGATGGCATGTATCGTTGGTGCAAGACCAGAATAACCAACCATCGCTGTGAGCACCACATCTATTGATGGCGACTCTACAATATCCTCCAAGGCTTTGCCACCGGCATATACCTTTACATCAGGCATATCAGATAACTCTTGCTTCAAAGCGTCATAGTAAGCCTCATCAGCAATGACAACAGCAGCCGGATTGAAGCGACGAGCCTGTTCTGCAAGTTCCTTCCAACGATGGTTGGCAGTGAGCGCATACGCCTCATAGAGGTCAGGATGCTGACTGATGACATCAAGGGCTTGCGTACCGATACTGCCTGTTGACCCTAATATACAGATTTGTTGTTTCATTTAATTCTTTTGTTTTATGCAGCGGATCAAAGGTCGAGCAGACCTGCAGGAATCCGCATAGTAATCGTCTGAGACGCTATGTCTGTTGCAACAATCAGTTCGTCACTGGCAGGAATAAGAATTTCCTCACCTTCAGGCGTACTCACCTCAAAGAGCGTATTGACTGTTGTTTCATCTACAGCAACAATCTTGCCAATCACATTGTTCGCAGCTTCATCTATCAAGGAATAACCGACAATCTGCGCCCATGACACATCATCTGTCCCTTCCTCTGCCAATTTGCGTGGGAAATAGACATTACATCCTGTCAGTTCACGTGCCTGTGCGTCGCTGTCAATATCGCAGAATTTCATCAGGGCTATCTCGTCAGAACGGAATCGGTATTCCTCCATAAAGAAAGGAACGAGGATTCCGTCAATGTCCAATATAAGGTAATCAGCATCTACCACATCAAAAACGTCATCGGAGAACTGCAGCTGCAACTCTCCGTGTACGCCATGCGGCTTCCCGATGCGCCCTATCTTATAGACTTCTTCCTTCTTTATCATCTTTTCACTTATATCAACAGTGCTGATAAAACTACTGTTTATTTCAACACCAAATTGTTTGTTCAGTAAAACAGTCGACCGTTTTGTTCAAAACCATCAACTCTTTTGAGAAGAAAGGTCAACCCTTTTGCAAGAAAAGGTCAACTCTCTTTACCTAAAACCTACAACACATACTCTCAAAGTGCGGTTTTAGATACGATGAGACTAACATATTTCTGATCGCCGAATCTTCGCGCCAAGGGCATTCAGACGTCCTTCGATATTTTCATATCCACGGTCAATCTGTGCAATATTATCAATACGACTCGTTCCCTGTGCCGTCAATGCAGCTATGAGCAGGGCGATACCTGCACGGATATCAGGGCTGGACATACGTCCGGCACGGAGTTTCCTGGCATTGTCATGACCAACGACCACTGCACGATGAGGGTCGCAAAGGATAATCTGTGCACCCATATCAATGAGCTTATCCACGAAGAACAACCGACTCTCAAACATCTTCTGATGGAAAAGAACACTTCCCTGCGCCTGTGTTGCTACGACAAGAAGCACGGAAATAAGGTCTGGGGTAAGTCCCGGCCATGGCGCATCACTGATTGTCATGATTGACCCGTCAATAAAAGAATCTATCACATAGTGGTCTTGACGAGGAATGATAAGGTCGTCCTCATCTTCTATTATCTGCACACCAAGCCTACGGAAGGTATCAAGAATCAGTCCCAGATTATGAACTGATGCGTCTTTTATACGGATGCCGTCACCGATCATGGCAGCTATTCCTATGAACGAGCCTACCTCAATCATATCAGGTAGAATACGATGTTCTGCA of Prevotella fusca JCM 17724 contains these proteins:
- the purL gene encoding phosphoribosylformylglycinamidine synthase, translating into MILFFRTQSKSVIATEVNHALSDAEIKELCWLYGDATYLQNEETLQGYYVGPRREMITPWSTNAVEITQNMSLDGILRIEEYYPVSSKEAEHDPMLQRMYDGLDQTIFTVNHEPEPIKRVEDLEKFNEEEGLALSPEEMEYLHKIEKQNGRPLTDSEIFGFAQINSEHCRHKIFGGEFIIDGKVMESSLFSLIKKTTKENPGKILSAYKDNVAFAQGPEVEQFAPANQSTSDFFRVKPIESVISLKAETHNFPTTVEPFNGAATGTGGEIRDRMGGGVGSWPIAGTAVYMTAYPRLTEDDGTNPNLRDWEDILPVRQWLYQTPEQILIKASNGASDFGNKFGQPLITGSLLTYEHQENGEKYAYDKVIMLAGGVGYGTKRDCLKGEPQAGNKVVVVGGDNYRIGLGGGSVSSVDTGRYSNGIELNAVQRANPEMQKRAYNLVRALVEEDNNPVVSIHDHGSAGHLNCLSELVEECGGKIDMTQLPIGDKTLSAKEIIANESQERMGLLIDEKHLDHVKKIAERERAPMYVVGETTGDAHFAFVQGDGVKPFDLDVAQMFGHSPKTIMKDETVERRYENVSYSINKVEEYLQRVLQLEAVACKDWLTNKVDRSVTGKVARQQCQGEIQLPLSDCGVVALDYRGHKGIATALGHAPQAGLASPEAGSVLSVAESLTNIVWAPLADGMDSLSLSANWMWPCRSQKGEDARLYSAVKALSDFCCAIGVNVPTGKDSLSLTQQYPNGDKIISPGTVIVTSGGEVSDVRQVVSPVLVNNKNTRLYHIDFSFDEQRLGGSAFAQSLGKIGSDVPTVKEPQYFCDCFDAVQEMIRRGWILAGHDISAGGLITTLLEMTFANAEGGLHINLHDIKGDDVIKKLFAENSGVVIQVADEHKEEVKEFLTENCIGFARIGTPSPDKRTLSIADGDWKAAFDIDALRDTWYKTSYLLDRKQSMNGMAKKRYLNYKKQPIEIKFNADFTGTLQQYGLDADRWKTSTPNTQHPTPKAAIIREKGTNGEREMAYALYLAGFEVKDVMMTDLITGRETLEEVNMIVFCGGFSNSDVLGSAKGWAGAFLYNPKAKQALDRFYAREDTLSLGICNGCQLMVELNLLNPEHKHRAHLCHNNSKKFESSFLNLTIPQNDSVMFGSLSGNKLGIWVAHGEGRFYLPEAEDKYNIIAKYNYAEYPGNPNGSDYNVAGICSADGRHLAMMPHLERAIFPWQQAYYPRERRQEEVTPWIEAFVNARKWVESKL
- a CDS encoding 1-deoxy-D-xylulose-5-phosphate reductoisomerase; its protein translation is MKQQICILGSTGSIGTQALDVISQHPDLYEAYALTANHRWKELAEQARRFNPAAVVIADEAYYDALKQELSDMPDVKVYAGGKALEDIVESPSIDVVLTAMVGYSGLAPTIHAIKAKKKICLANKETLVVAGELILQLAQQYHVPILPVDSEHSAIFQSLVGEDENEIEKILLTCSGGPFRTFSHEQLRNVTAADALKHPTWDMGAKITIDSASLMNKGFEVIEAKWLFGVPADKIQVLVHPQSIVHSAVQFFDGGVKAQLGVPDMRLPIQYAFSFPKRLQLSGDRLDLFRQPLEFFEPDVEKFKCLAMAYEAINKGGNMPCIVNAANEIVNEGFRKGACTFLAMGEIIEETMRKVAFDSNPDYDVYVQTDAEARRVALDIMNNK
- a CDS encoding chromate transporter; amino-acid sequence: MTLYLELFYTFFIIGLFGFGGGYGMLSLIQTETVVNHHWLSSAEFTNIVAVSQMTPGPIGINSATYCGYTAAHNAGFSGGMAVLGSVTATVALVLPSLIMMILISKMFLKYMNTPIVQSVFAGLRPVVVGLLAAATLLLCNAENFSAPNVNPWQFYISLFLFAATFIGTMWLKINPIRMICYAAFAGAVLLY
- the rseP gene encoding RIP metalloprotease RseP → METFLIRLLQFVLAISLLVLLHEGGHMFFAKLFGVRVEKFFVFFDVGIGKWKGKLFSWKPKKDDTEYGMGWLPLGGYCKISGMIDESFDTEQMKKEPEPWEFRTKPAWQRLLIMIGGVLVNFVLALFIYSMIMFTWGDSYFKVSDMSMGMRFNADAKALGFHDHDVMLGTDQGPFREYANVNGDFFRQIAQAKRVDVLRNGKKHSISLPGDMDMLPMIKTRPFFVEPFIPAQVDSVLGGTPAAKAGIKAGDIIKSINGKPVETWTDMNYQTGVLSDVMSVKNTHKDSLAVRSIVLTVQHKGKSKIDTLKMVLTPDLKLGVMQSTLATYYKPVQEEYGFFESFPAGIKHGWNVLRGYVGNFRYLASADGAKSIGGFGAIGSLFPPFWDWYMFWSMTAFLSIILAFMNILPIPALDGGHVVFLLYEMITRRKPSEKFMIRAEYVGITLLILLMIFANLNDILRWLHIM
- a CDS encoding chromate transporter — its product is MDKDNISSTPNTQHPTPKGFYWDAFKTFFKIGAFTLGGGYAMISIIQNEVVVKKKWIPEDQFVDLIAVAQSCPGVFAANISIFIGYKIRKTPGALCTCLGTALPSFLIILFIALFFHQFMDIPWVAAMFRGIRPAVVALIAVPTFTLAKSAKISLANCWIPIVTAIAIWLLGVNPVYVIIAAGLGGFLYGKFIKPTE
- the rimM gene encoding ribosome maturation factor RimM (Essential for efficient processing of 16S rRNA), whose protein sequence is MIKKEEVYKIGRIGKPHGVHGELQLQFSDDVFDVVDADYLILDIDGILVPFFMEEYRFRSDEIALMKFCDIDSDAQARELTGCNVYFPRKLAEEGTDDVSWAQIVGYSLIDEAANNVIGKIVAVDETTVNTLFEVSTPEGEEILIPASDELIVATDIASQTITMRIPAGLLDL